GCTGGCCTCGTCCGAACCCAGGGCGGCGGGGCGTTCCTTGCCATAGCTGACGGTGTTGATGCGGCTGGGATCGATACCCAGCGACGCGAGATAATTTTTGGCGGCATTGGCGCGGCGGTCGCCCAGCGCGATATTATAGTCGCGCGTCCCGCGTTCGTCGGCATGGCCCTCGACGGTGACGCGCACGCTCGGATTCTGCTGCAGCCAGGCGGCCTGGCTCTGCAGCGTCGCCTGATCCTCGGCATCGACATCATATTGGTCGAGGCCAAAGAAGATGCGGTCGGACGAGACCGATGCGATGAAGTCGGCCTGGCTGCCCTTGGCCGGGCCGGCCGGACCGGTGGGGCCGCTCGGCTGGGTCGTGTCGCTGCCGCCCGGCGCCGGCGGCAAATCGGCCGGCGGCTTCTTGGAACAGGCGGCAAGGGCAAGAACGGCGGTTGCCATCAGCAGGGGCCGGGTCATCTTCATCGGGGTCTCCTAGATATCGCCATCGTGCCACCCGCTCGGGTGACATACATGGTTGGTAAAAGTCGTTACGCTGTCAAGACGATGGGGTTCCAAAATCCGCAAGA
The sequence above is drawn from the Sphingobium sp. AP49 genome and encodes:
- the pal gene encoding peptidoglycan-associated lipoprotein Pal, producing MKMTRPLLMATAVLALAACSKKPPADLPPAPGGSDTTQPSGPTGPAGPAKGSQADFIASVSSDRIFFGLDQYDVDAEDQATLQSQAAWLQQNPSVRVTVEGHADERGTRDYNIALGDRRANAAKNYLASLGIDPSRINTVSYGKERPAALGSDEASWAQNRRAVTVTVQY